A single genomic interval of Oceanithermus profundus DSM 14977 harbors:
- a CDS encoding ABC transporter substrate-binding protein, with protein sequence MKRWIIGLLALSLAFGVASAQTLIYGQSDLPKTLDSSDAQDGNSLRVAYQITETLVAFKPGTVDPIPGLALSWEASNNAKEWTFKLRQGVKFHDGTPFNAEAVKFNIDRWNDPNNKYRGNKQFVPFTWVFGGFKGDGSIIDRVEVVDEYTVKFYLTDSVGFFPNMLGASYFGIDSPKAVMANPEKYGTPEVGAVGTGPFKFDKWVIGDKVVLKRNDAYWGEKAKVDTLVFRGIPEPASRLAELKAGAIHIANNLSPEDKVTIDADPNLEAVVQKGLNIGYLAFHQKNKPLDDIRVRKAIAAAVDWDAIVDAFYAGLGERATEFVPPAMWGRDGNIPAYTYNPDLAKKLLAEAGYPNGFETEIWYMPVSRPYFPAPQPIAETIATYLADVGIKATLKTEDWGTYLSDYDQGKFPMYMLGWSPDYPDPDNYLFTFFGPTSIKTNLGCESAACEEIGQMLVEARTAPDMATRKELYAKVQRMVHELTLSIPVAHNNPLHAVRKGVSGWVPSPLGSSENLNLVTVK encoded by the coding sequence ATGAAGCGATGGATCATAGGACTCTTGGCCCTTAGCCTTGCGTTCGGTGTGGCTTCGGCGCAGACCCTCATTTACGGGCAGAGCGACCTGCCCAAGACCCTGGATTCTTCCGACGCGCAGGACGGGAACTCGCTCCGGGTGGCCTACCAGATCACCGAGACGCTGGTGGCCTTCAAACCGGGCACGGTCGACCCGATCCCCGGTCTGGCGCTTTCCTGGGAAGCCAGCAACAACGCCAAGGAGTGGACCTTCAAGCTGCGCCAGGGCGTCAAGTTCCACGACGGCACCCCCTTCAACGCGGAGGCCGTGAAGTTCAACATCGACCGCTGGAACGACCCGAACAACAAGTACCGCGGGAACAAGCAGTTCGTCCCCTTCACCTGGGTCTTCGGCGGCTTCAAGGGCGACGGCTCGATCATCGACCGCGTGGAGGTCGTCGACGAGTACACCGTCAAGTTCTACCTCACCGACTCGGTGGGCTTCTTCCCCAACATGCTCGGGGCCAGCTACTTCGGCATCGACTCGCCCAAGGCCGTGATGGCCAACCCCGAGAAGTACGGCACCCCCGAGGTGGGCGCGGTGGGGACCGGCCCCTTCAAGTTCGACAAGTGGGTGATCGGTGACAAGGTCGTGCTGAAGCGCAACGACGCCTACTGGGGTGAAAAGGCCAAGGTGGACACCCTCGTCTTCCGCGGCATCCCCGAGCCGGCCTCGCGCCTCGCCGAGCTGAAGGCGGGCGCCATCCACATCGCCAACAACCTCTCGCCCGAGGACAAGGTCACCATCGACGCCGATCCCAACCTCGAGGCCGTGGTCCAGAAGGGCCTGAACATCGGCTACCTGGCCTTCCACCAGAAGAACAAGCCGCTCGACGATATCCGCGTGCGCAAGGCCATCGCCGCTGCGGTGGACTGGGACGCGATCGTCGACGCCTTCTACGCCGGTTTGGGCGAGCGGGCGACCGAGTTCGTGCCGCCGGCCATGTGGGGCCGCGACGGCAACATCCCCGCCTACACCTACAACCCCGACCTGGCCAAGAAGCTGCTGGCCGAGGCGGGCTACCCGAACGGCTTCGAGACCGAGATCTGGTACATGCCGGTGAGCCGCCCCTACTTCCCCGCCCCGCAGCCGATCGCCGAGACGATCGCCACCTACCTGGCGGACGTGGGCATCAAGGCCACCCTCAAGACCGAGGACTGGGGCACCTACCTGTCGGACTACGACCAGGGCAAGTTCCCCATGTACATGCTGGGCTGGAGCCCCGACTACCCCGACCCCGACAACTACCTCTTCACCTTCTTCGGCCCCACCTCGATCAAGACCAACCTCGGTTGTGAAAGCGCCGCCTGCGAAGAGATCGGACAGATGCTCGTCGAAGCGCGCACCGCTCCCGACATGGCGACCCGCAAGGAGCTCTACGCCAAGGTGCAGCGGATGGTGCACGAGCTGACGCTCTCGATCCCCGTGGCCCACAACAACCCGCTGCACGCGGTGCGCAAGGGCGTGTCGGGCTGGGTGCCGAGCCCCCTGGGCAGCTCCGAGAACCTCAACCTGGTCACCGTCAAGTAA
- a CDS encoding ABC transporter ATP-binding protein: MPEPLLELKNVSAYYGPIRALNQVNMVLYPGEMVCLLGGNASGKSTTLKTILGLVQVGEGEVYFRGERIDPKPTSYRIEKGMAVVPENRRVFPKMTVRENLEMGAYLRNDAKGIKEDLDYVFSLFPRLEERLGQMAGTMSGGEQQMLAMGRALMSRPKLILMDEPSMGLAPKLVETIFKIIKTVNERGITVFVVEQNANIALSIADRGYVLQTGEVVLEGPAQELLHNEAMRRAYLGEV, encoded by the coding sequence ATGCCGGAACCTCTTCTCGAACTCAAGAACGTCAGCGCCTACTACGGCCCCATCCGCGCCTTGAACCAGGTCAACATGGTCCTTTACCCCGGGGAGATGGTCTGCCTGCTCGGTGGCAACGCCTCGGGCAAGAGCACGACCCTCAAGACCATCCTCGGCTTGGTGCAGGTGGGCGAGGGCGAGGTCTACTTCCGCGGCGAGCGCATCGACCCCAAGCCCACCTCGTACCGCATCGAGAAGGGGATGGCCGTGGTGCCCGAGAACCGCCGCGTCTTCCCCAAGATGACGGTGCGCGAAAACCTGGAGATGGGGGCGTACCTGCGCAACGACGCCAAGGGAATCAAGGAAGATCTGGACTACGTCTTCTCGCTCTTCCCGCGGCTGGAGGAACGCCTCGGCCAGATGGCGGGCACGATGTCGGGCGGCGAACAGCAGATGCTCGCCATGGGGCGGGCGCTGATGAGCCGTCCGAAACTCATCCTCATGGACGAACCGTCGATGGGCCTCGCCCCCAAGCTGGTGGAGACGATCTTCAAGATCATCAAGACCGTCAACGAACGCGGCATCACCGTCTTCGTCGTCGAACAGAACGCCAACATCGCGCTTTCGATCGCCGACCGCGGCTACGTGCTGCAGACCGGCGAGGTGGTCTTGGAGGGCCCGGCGCAGGAACTCCTGCACAACGAGGCCATGCGCCGCGCCTACCTGGGCGAGGTCTGA
- a CDS encoding ABC transporter ATP-binding protein translates to MPLLELRNLYKAFGGLQAISNVSLTVNEGEIVSIIGPNGAGKSTLFNLITGVYQPDRGDIIFEGERINGLTPDKVTRKGIARTFQNLRLFTHLTVLENVLIPQHHRLKSGWLAAVLRTPAYLKEEEEMRKVALEKLSFFGPRLMSFRLHQPVYVLSYANRRRTEMARAMATGAKLLLLDEPSAGMNPKETKEITQIIRRFRDEGGYTIVLVEHKMNLVGEISDRVVVLDYGEKIAEGDYKDVVNDPKVIEAYLGRREE, encoded by the coding sequence ATGCCTCTGCTTGAGCTGCGCAACCTCTACAAGGCCTTCGGCGGCCTCCAGGCCATCAGCAACGTCAGCCTCACCGTCAACGAGGGCGAGATCGTCAGCATCATCGGGCCCAACGGCGCGGGCAAGTCCACCCTCTTCAACCTGATCACCGGGGTGTACCAACCCGACCGCGGCGACATCATCTTCGAAGGGGAGCGGATCAACGGGCTGACCCCGGACAAGGTGACGCGCAAGGGCATCGCCCGCACCTTCCAGAACCTGCGGCTGTTCACCCACCTGACCGTGCTGGAAAACGTATTGATTCCGCAGCACCACCGCCTCAAGTCGGGCTGGCTGGCGGCCGTCCTGCGCACCCCCGCCTACCTCAAGGAAGAAGAAGAGATGCGCAAGGTGGCGCTCGAGAAGCTCTCGTTCTTCGGGCCCCGCCTGATGAGCTTCCGCTTGCACCAGCCCGTTTACGTCCTCTCCTACGCCAACCGCCGCCGCACCGAGATGGCGCGCGCCATGGCGACGGGCGCGAAGCTGCTCCTCCTCGACGAGCCCAGCGCCGGGATGAACCCCAAGGAGACCAAGGAGATCACCCAGATCATCCGCCGTTTTCGCGACGAGGGGGGCTACACCATCGTGCTCGTGGAACACAAGATGAACCTCGTGGGCGAGATCTCCGACCGGGTCGTGGTGCTCGACTACGGCGAAAAGATCGCGGAAGGCGACTACAAGGACGTGGTGAACGATCCCAAGGTGATCGAGGCCTACCTGGGCCGGAGGGAGGAGTGA
- a CDS encoding branched-chain amino acid ABC transporter permease produces the protein MMRNTLLTLATVGLAILGLYLLTQAEGSSGLLSALTLIFIWGIAAVSLNLINGQLGILSLGHHGFMLIGGYVTALLMLPEKERAPFRTRLLSDWARNHLDLDKWLRGAGLDFIANSIDLKFVVALFLAGLAAAVVGVIVGAPSLRLKGDYLAIVTFGFGEIIRLLPNAPEVAALTNGPLGIKGIPGDAGTVWWTFFAFLFVLWFLSRLKFSSYGRAFEGIREDEIAAEAMGVNLAYHKVLAFTISAFFAGVAGGLYASYLQSVDTQTFNFFVTFFLLVAISLGGLGSITGAVLGTAIVVLVRIYGGFLEQPYPAYVGYLGGAVVMLSAFAFSAYIRKARRLRPVVETKHLIFGALGVALLFVTVLFRNEPWMTQTVQFFGLRKILLAVILILIMIYRREGIMGRAEFSWKLIFGPREDIPTEEQRKQDAWLSNPDLNPDAAKKEDDDASA, from the coding sequence ATGATGCGCAACACTCTGCTCACCCTTGCGACCGTCGGGCTGGCGATCCTGGGCCTGTACCTGCTGACCCAGGCCGAGGGCAGCAGCGGCCTCCTCTCCGCCCTCACCCTCATCTTCATCTGGGGCATCGCCGCCGTCAGCCTCAACCTGATCAACGGTCAGCTCGGCATCCTCTCCCTCGGTCACCACGGCTTCATGCTCATCGGGGGGTACGTCACCGCGCTGCTGATGCTCCCCGAGAAGGAGCGCGCGCCGTTCCGCACCCGCCTGCTCTCCGACTGGGCCCGCAACCACCTGGACCTCGACAAGTGGCTGCGCGGCGCCGGCCTCGACTTCATCGCCAACTCGATCGACCTCAAGTTCGTCGTCGCCCTCTTCCTCGCGGGGCTGGCCGCGGCGGTGGTGGGCGTGATCGTGGGCGCGCCCTCGCTCCGGCTCAAGGGCGACTACCTGGCCATCGTCACCTTCGGCTTCGGCGAGATCATCCGCCTGCTCCCCAACGCCCCCGAGGTCGCCGCCCTGACCAACGGCCCCCTGGGCATCAAGGGCATCCCCGGCGACGCCGGCACGGTCTGGTGGACCTTCTTCGCCTTCCTCTTCGTGCTCTGGTTCCTCTCGCGGCTCAAGTTCTCCTCGTACGGGCGCGCCTTCGAGGGCATCCGCGAGGACGAGATCGCCGCCGAGGCCATGGGCGTGAACCTGGCCTACCACAAGGTGCTGGCCTTCACCATCAGCGCCTTCTTCGCGGGGGTGGCCGGCGGCCTCTACGCCAGCTACCTGCAGTCCGTGGACACCCAGACCTTCAACTTCTTCGTGACCTTCTTCCTGCTCGTGGCCATCAGCCTGGGCGGGCTCGGCTCGATCACCGGCGCGGTGCTGGGGACCGCCATCGTGGTGCTCGTGCGCATCTACGGCGGTTTCCTGGAGCAGCCCTACCCCGCCTACGTCGGCTACCTGGGCGGCGCGGTGGTGATGCTCAGCGCCTTCGCCTTCTCGGCGTACATCCGCAAGGCGCGCCGCCTGCGGCCGGTCGTCGAGACCAAGCACCTGATCTTCGGCGCCCTGGGGGTGGCCCTGTTGTTCGTCACCGTGCTCTTCCGCAACGAACCCTGGATGACGCAGACCGTGCAGTTCTTCGGGTTGCGCAAGATCCTGCTCGCGGTCATCCTGATCCTGATCATGATCTACCGCCGCGAGGGCATCATGGGCCGCGCCGAGTTCTCCTGGAAGCTCATCTTCGGCCCGCGCGAAGACATCCCCACGGAAGAGCAACGCAAGCAGGACGCCTGGCTCTCCAACCCCGACCTGAACCCCGACGCCGCCAAGAAGGAGGACGACGATGCCTCTGCTTGA
- a CDS encoding branched-chain amino acid ABC transporter permease, which produces MTASKLASRSTLFTLLAGLLLVVLIGWRIAMLGDYTFARIVQDFLNALTLGSLYALIALGYTMVYGIIRLINFAHGEIFMLGSYFAFYAMTLTPMHWGLALLITVLLGGTVLLVLRSLFNLEEPKRTAALALLIFAGTFFLLAFRNMGWIEALLLSMLATGVAGVLLEAVAYRPLRGAPRESMLITAIAASFFLQNMGQLLFGPRVQGFNAETILNRPLNFTIGEETVYYTGILIVVPTVTAVLLFVLNLFVSRTKLGKAMRATAQDAEVAQMMGVNVNQVIALTFFIGSILAAAAGVMYAIRFGQIHPLMGLIPGIKAFTAAVIGGIGSLPGAVLGGLLLGFIEIYVVSLFPTLSAYKDVFAFVLLILILLFRPSGLVGEDLTEKV; this is translated from the coding sequence GTGACCGCATCCAAACTCGCCTCGCGTTCAACGTTGTTCACCCTGCTCGCAGGCCTGCTGCTCGTCGTCCTGATCGGATGGCGCATCGCCATGCTGGGCGATTACACCTTCGCGCGCATCGTGCAGGACTTCCTCAACGCGCTCACGCTGGGAAGCCTGTACGCGCTCATCGCCCTGGGCTACACCATGGTCTACGGCATCATCCGCCTGATCAACTTTGCCCACGGCGAGATCTTCATGCTGGGGTCGTACTTCGCCTTCTACGCCATGACCCTGACCCCCATGCACTGGGGCCTGGCCCTGCTCATCACCGTCCTGCTTGGCGGCACCGTTTTGCTCGTCTTGCGCAGCCTTTTTAATCTCGAAGAACCAAAACGAACGGCGGCCCTGGCGCTGCTGATCTTTGCCGGAACCTTCTTCTTGCTGGCCTTCAGGAACATGGGCTGGATCGAGGCGCTGCTGCTCAGCATGCTCGCCACCGGCGTGGCCGGGGTGCTGCTCGAGGCCGTGGCCTACCGCCCGCTGCGCGGCGCCCCCCGCGAGAGCATGCTGATCACCGCCATCGCGGCCAGCTTCTTCCTGCAGAACATGGGCCAGCTGCTCTTCGGCCCGCGCGTGCAGGGGTTCAACGCCGAAACGATCCTCAACCGTCCGCTCAACTTCACCATCGGCGAGGAAACCGTCTACTACACGGGCATCCTCATCGTCGTCCCCACCGTCACCGCGGTGCTGCTCTTCGTGTTGAACCTCTTCGTTTCCCGCACGAAGCTGGGCAAGGCGATGCGAGCGACCGCCCAGGACGCCGAGGTGGCCCAGATGATGGGGGTCAACGTCAACCAGGTCATCGCCCTGACCTTCTTCATCGGCTCGATCCTGGCGGCCGCTGCGGGCGTCATGTACGCCATCCGCTTCGGGCAGATCCACCCGCTCATGGGCCTGATCCCGGGCATCAAGGCGTTCACCGCCGCGGTCATCGGCGGCATCGGGAGCCTGCCCGGCGCCGTGCTCGGCGGTCTCTTGCTCGGCTTTATCGAAATCTATGTGGTGAGCCTGTTCCCCACGCTGTCGGCCTATAAGGACGTCTTCGCCTTCGTGCTCCTCATCCTGATCCTCCTCTTCCGCCCCTCCGGGCTGGTCGGGGAAGACCTCACGGAGAAGGTATGA
- a CDS encoding ABC transporter substrate-binding protein produces MRKSLLVAALLLIAGSLGLAQVKIGINLELSGRFAAIGNQTLNGIKVANLQTPEVLGQKVELVICDNETTREGSIACAQRFVNEGVIGVLGAISSSMSIPAAEVLQDAGIIMISTSSTNPQTTQIGDFIFRMAYTDDFQGKLAAAYVVKDLGAKKVAVFRQIDDDYSYGLAGFFDETAKKLGAKTLIQDFVANTVDFTAQLNNIRSFKPDAIYYSGFCAEGAPFMKQLREQGFTQQVIGADASDDPQCPEGAGAAFDGYIFTGFATPNLIADPAAKKRAEAFKQKYFEVIKNAKPGDFNGFVLAGADSYNVLVAAIKAAGTTDVKAVRDALANMEHYPGVSGDITYKGTDGTPKDRTIGFYKYEVKSASDWKKIELFGKSTAEVQ; encoded by the coding sequence ATGAGGAAAAGCCTTTTAGTAGCCGCGTTACTGCTTATCGCCGGCAGCCTCGGCCTGGCCCAGGTCAAGATCGGGATCAACCTCGAGCTCTCGGGCCGCTTCGCCGCCATCGGCAACCAGACCCTGAACGGGATCAAGGTGGCCAACCTGCAGACCCCCGAGGTGCTCGGGCAGAAGGTCGAACTGGTCATCTGCGACAACGAGACCACCCGCGAGGGCTCGATCGCCTGTGCGCAGCGCTTCGTCAACGAAGGCGTGATCGGCGTCCTGGGCGCGATCTCCAGCTCGATGTCGATCCCCGCCGCGGAGGTTCTGCAGGACGCGGGCATCATCATGATCTCCACCTCCTCCACCAACCCGCAGACCACGCAGATCGGTGACTTCATCTTCCGCATGGCCTACACCGACGACTTCCAGGGCAAGCTCGCCGCCGCCTACGTGGTCAAGGACCTGGGCGCCAAGAAGGTCGCGGTCTTCCGCCAGATCGACGACGACTACTCCTACGGCCTGGCCGGCTTCTTCGACGAAACCGCCAAGAAGCTGGGCGCGAAGACCCTGATCCAGGACTTCGTGGCCAACACCGTCGACTTCACCGCCCAGCTCAACAACATCCGCAGCTTCAAGCCCGACGCCATCTACTACTCGGGCTTCTGCGCCGAGGGCGCGCCCTTCATGAAGCAGCTCCGTGAGCAGGGCTTCACGCAGCAGGTCATCGGCGCCGACGCCTCCGACGACCCGCAGTGCCCCGAGGGCGCCGGCGCGGCGTTCGACGGCTACATCTTCACCGGCTTCGCCACCCCCAACCTGATCGCCGACCCCGCCGCCAAGAAGCGCGCCGAGGCCTTCAAGCAGAAGTACTTCGAGGTCATCAAGAACGCCAAGCCCGGTGACTTCAACGGCTTCGTGCTCGCCGGTGCGGACAGCTACAACGTCCTCGTCGCCGCCATCAAGGCCGCCGGCACCACCGACGTCAAGGCCGTGCGCGACGCCCTCGCCAACATGGAGCACTACCCCGGCGTCTCCGGCGACATCACCTACAAGGGCACCGACGGCACCCCGAAGGACCGCACCATCGGCTTCTACAAGTACGAGGTGAAGAGCGCCAGCGACTGGAAGAAGATCGAGCTCTTCGGTAAGTCGACCGCCGAAGTGCAGTAG
- the glnA gene encoding type I glutamate--ammonia ligase: MGRTKKDILQAMAEHDVRFLRLQFTDILGKNKNVEVPASQFEKALDGEMMFDGSSIEGFTRIEESDMLLKPDYDTFVIFPDEIEDASRGRVARLICDVTYPDGTPFEGDPRGVLKRQIERLQKLGFDSMSAGPEPEFFLFLRDEEGLPTIETHDQAGYFDLAPIDKGEEARRDMVNVLVEMGFEIEAAHHEVAPGQHEIDFKYADALKTADNIATFKFVVKRVALLHGLHATFMPKPIAGINGSGMHTHLSIFKNGENAFYDPEAEYQLSRTALNFIAGLLAHAPGMVAITNPLVNSYKRLTPGYEAPTNIAWSASNRSAMIRIPARRGVGTRAELRMPDPSTNPYLALAVMLAAGLDGIEKDLLPPPSIQRNIFSMTVRERRRHKIKELPGTLREAIVALEKDEVIKEALGDHIYHHFVQAKRLEWEDYRITVHDWELDHYLSEY; encoded by the coding sequence ATGGGACGGACGAAGAAGGATATCCTCCAAGCGATGGCCGAACACGACGTTCGGTTCCTCCGGCTCCAGTTCACCGACATCCTGGGCAAGAACAAGAACGTCGAGGTGCCGGCGTCGCAGTTTGAAAAGGCCCTGGACGGCGAGATGATGTTCGACGGTTCCTCGATCGAGGGGTTCACCCGCATCGAGGAGTCGGACATGCTCCTCAAGCCCGACTACGACACCTTCGTCATCTTTCCCGACGAGATCGAGGACGCCAGCCGCGGCCGCGTCGCCCGCTTGATCTGCGACGTCACCTACCCCGACGGTACCCCGTTCGAGGGCGACCCCCGCGGCGTCCTCAAGCGCCAGATCGAGCGGCTCCAGAAGCTGGGCTTCGACAGCATGTCGGCCGGCCCCGAGCCCGAGTTCTTCCTCTTCCTGCGCGACGAGGAAGGGCTGCCCACGATCGAGACCCACGACCAGGCGGGCTACTTCGACCTCGCCCCCATCGACAAGGGCGAAGAGGCCCGGCGCGACATGGTCAACGTCCTGGTGGAGATGGGCTTCGAAATCGAGGCCGCGCACCACGAGGTCGCCCCGGGCCAGCACGAGATCGACTTCAAGTACGCCGACGCGCTCAAGACCGCCGACAACATCGCCACCTTCAAGTTCGTGGTCAAGCGGGTGGCGCTCCTGCACGGACTGCACGCCACCTTCATGCCCAAGCCGATCGCCGGCATCAACGGCTCGGGGATGCACACCCACCTCTCGATCTTCAAGAACGGCGAGAACGCCTTCTACGACCCCGAGGCCGAGTACCAGCTCTCGCGCACCGCGCTCAACTTCATCGCCGGCCTGCTGGCGCACGCCCCGGGGATGGTGGCCATCACCAACCCGCTGGTCAACTCCTACAAACGCCTCACGCCCGGTTACGAGGCGCCCACCAACATCGCCTGGTCGGCCTCCAACCGCAGCGCCATGATCCGCATCCCCGCGCGCCGCGGCGTGGGCACGCGGGCCGAGCTGCGCATGCCCGACCCCAGCACCAACCCCTACCTAGCGCTCGCCGTGATGCTCGCGGCCGGCCTCGACGGCATCGAGAAGGACCTGCTGCCCCCGCCCTCGATCCAGCGCAACATCTTCTCGATGACCGTGCGCGAACGCCGCCGTCACAAGATCAAGGAGCTCCCCGGGACCCTGCGCGAAGCCATCGTGGCCCTGGAAAAGGACGAGGTGATCAAGGAAGCGCTCGGCGATCACATCTACCACCACTTCGTCCAGGCCAAGCGGCTGGAGTGGGAGGACTACCGCATCACCGTCCACGACTGGGAGCTGGACCACTACCTGAGCGAGTACTGA
- a CDS encoding bifunctional metallophosphatase/5'-nucleotidase: MKLLRKGILLLAALAMGLAFAAKPDFTLFHSNDVYEIQPVKRGKLGGAARVATLIKQLDDGSLIVTFGGDAFSPSIMSSLLKGKQMVDVFNKLGFDFAVYGNHEFDFGPAVAEQRVKESNFPWLSSNLLDKRTGEPLAGGVRFAITEVNGVKVGFIGLIDDWLELTSPGDNAQYLDFVTVGRDLARKLKAEGADVVVALTHMDMVHDEELAAKVPEIDLILGGHDHGGMFKVVNGTLIFKAKSDWRDVGYLKVYNIPGLKPVVFLEVIPVTNKIPEDPAMAKVVDGYVKILDEKLNVTIGETKVPLDARRKTVRTMESNIGNLIADAMRDFAQADVAIANGGGIRTDSIYGPGPLTRKDILAILPFGNVVISVKVSGADLKAALENGVSQVERVKGRFPQVSGITFTYDPAAEPGQRVKEVYVNGQPLDPNKTYVVAINDYMGRGGDGYSMFKDAPRVIDERSGLLLANVVMNYIEAHSPVAPKVEGRIKTVK; encoded by the coding sequence ATGAAGCTGTTGCGCAAAGGAATACTGTTGCTCGCGGCGCTGGCCATGGGTCTGGCTTTCGCCGCGAAACCCGATTTCACGCTCTTCCACTCGAACGACGTCTACGAGATCCAGCCCGTCAAACGGGGCAAGCTAGGCGGAGCCGCCCGGGTGGCCACCCTGATCAAGCAGCTCGACGACGGCAGCCTGATCGTCACGTTCGGGGGCGACGCCTTCAGCCCCTCGATCATGTCGAGCCTGCTCAAGGGCAAGCAGATGGTCGACGTCTTCAACAAGCTGGGCTTCGACTTCGCCGTCTACGGCAACCACGAGTTCGACTTCGGGCCCGCGGTCGCCGAGCAACGCGTGAAGGAGTCCAACTTCCCCTGGCTCAGCTCGAACCTGCTCGACAAGCGCACGGGTGAGCCGCTGGCCGGAGGGGTGCGCTTCGCCATCACCGAGGTGAACGGCGTCAAGGTCGGCTTCATCGGCCTGATCGACGACTGGCTCGAGCTCACCAGCCCCGGCGACAACGCGCAGTACCTCGACTTCGTCACCGTCGGGCGCGACCTCGCCCGCAAGCTGAAGGCCGAAGGCGCCGACGTCGTCGTCGCCCTCACCCACATGGACATGGTCCACGACGAAGAGCTGGCGGCCAAGGTGCCCGAGATCGACCTCATCCTCGGCGGCCACGACCACGGCGGCATGTTCAAGGTCGTGAACGGCACCCTGATCTTCAAGGCCAAGTCCGACTGGCGCGACGTCGGTTACCTCAAGGTCTACAACATCCCCGGCCTCAAGCCCGTCGTCTTCCTCGAGGTCATTCCGGTGACCAACAAGATCCCCGAGGATCCGGCGATGGCCAAGGTCGTGGACGGGTACGTGAAGATCCTCGACGAGAAGCTCAACGTCACCATCGGGGAAACCAAGGTGCCGCTCGACGCCCGGCGCAAGACCGTGCGCACCATGGAGTCGAACATCGGCAACCTGATCGCCGACGCCATGCGCGACTTCGCCCAGGCCGACGTGGCCATCGCCAACGGCGGCGGCATCCGCACCGACAGCATCTACGGCCCCGGTCCGCTGACCCGCAAGGACATCCTCGCCATCCTGCCTTTCGGCAACGTGGTGATCAGCGTCAAGGTCAGCGGCGCCGACCTCAAGGCGGCGCTCGAGAACGGCGTGAGCCAGGTCGAGCGCGTCAAGGGCCGCTTCCCGCAGGTTTCCGGCATCACCTTCACCTACGACCCCGCCGCCGAACCCGGCCAGCGGGTCAAGGAAGTCTACGTGAACGGCCAGCCGCTCGACCCCAACAAGACCTACGTGGTCGCCATCAACGACTACATGGGCCGCGGCGGCGACGGTTACAGCATGTTCAAGGACGCGCCCCGCGTCATCGACGAGCGCTCCGGCCTGCTGCTCGCCAACGTCGTCATGAACTACATCGAGGCGCACTCGCCCGTCGCCCCCAAGGTGGAAGGCCGCATCAAGACGGTCAAGTAA
- a CDS encoding NAD(P)/FAD-dependent oxidoreductase — translation MPKTDVIIIGAGPSGLFAAFYVGMRDLTARIIDPMAEVGGQLSALYPDKFIYDIAGFPKIRAKELVRNLVEQVKPFDPIYTLEERAERLEPLDEDGFAVTTSSGRTYLSRAVIITAGVGAFEPRRIEAEGVARLEHKGLEYAVRDARAYAGQRLLIIGGGDSAVDWALTLKDLADQVTLIHRRETFRAHGATVNRLIAAAEAGELTILTPYELQAVLGEERVREAVIVDKKTGRVRNLDVDAVLVLTGYVSKLGPIAHWGLELEKNRIKVDTRMETNIPGVFAAGDITTYPGKIRLIAVGFGEAATAANHAAAFAHPRLRVDPGHSSDHPPEGRPSVARSSLDD, via the coding sequence GTGCCCAAGACCGACGTCATCATCATCGGAGCGGGGCCGAGCGGTCTGTTCGCGGCCTTCTACGTGGGAATGCGCGACCTCACCGCCCGCATCATCGATCCGATGGCCGAGGTCGGCGGGCAGCTCTCGGCGCTCTACCCGGACAAGTTCATCTACGACATCGCCGGCTTCCCCAAGATCCGCGCCAAGGAGCTGGTGCGCAACCTGGTCGAACAGGTGAAGCCCTTCGACCCCATCTACACCCTGGAGGAGCGCGCCGAGCGGCTCGAGCCGCTGGACGAGGACGGGTTCGCGGTGACCACCTCGAGCGGGCGCACCTACCTGAGCCGCGCGGTGATCATCACCGCCGGGGTGGGGGCGTTCGAACCGCGGCGCATCGAGGCCGAAGGGGTGGCGCGGCTCGAGCACAAGGGGCTGGAGTACGCCGTGCGCGACGCCCGCGCTTACGCGGGCCAGCGCCTGCTCATCATCGGCGGAGGCGACTCCGCCGTGGATTGGGCGTTGACGCTGAAGGACCTGGCGGACCAGGTCACGCTGATCCACCGGCGCGAGACCTTCCGCGCCCACGGCGCCACGGTCAACCGCTTGATCGCCGCCGCCGAGGCGGGCGAGCTTACGATCCTGACCCCCTACGAACTCCAGGCGGTGCTGGGCGAGGAACGGGTGCGCGAGGCGGTCATCGTCGACAAGAAGACCGGCAGGGTACGCAATCTCGACGTGGACGCGGTCCTCGTCCTCACAGGCTACGTCTCCAAGCTGGGCCCGATCGCGCACTGGGGCCTCGAGCTCGAGAAGAACCGCATCAAGGTCGACACCCGCATGGAGACGAACATCCCCGGGGTCTTCGCCGCCGGGGACATCACCACCTACCCGGGCAAGATCCGGCTGATCGCCGTGGGCTTCGGGGAGGCGGCCACCGCCGCCAACCACGCCGCGGCCTTCGCCCACCCGCGCCTGCGCGTCGATCCCGGGCACTCCTCCGACCACCCGCCCGAAGGCCGGCCTTCGGTGGCGCGCTCGAGCCTCGACGACTGA